Proteins encoded by one window of Halomonas sp. Bachu 37:
- a CDS encoding flagellar basal body P-ring protein FlgI: MATPRIFHGRQWSIWLVALLLTGLLTVPAHAESVREIAGFSGVRDNQLVGYGLVVGLDSTGDQTTQAPFTSQSLANMLSQLGVSIPPGTNMQLRNVAAVMVTADLPPFSRPGQRLDIVVSSIANASSLRGGTLLMTPMKGADGDTYAIAQGNMLVGGAGAQAGGSSVQINQQASGRIPGGALVEREVPLDLGANGGLLELELNETDFGTAQRVVAAINNEFGQTVAYARNGRVIALDGPPEDNARVNFIARVQSVQVTPTEAPARVVLNARTGSVVLNRAVTLREAAVAHGNLSIMIDANFGVSQPAPFGEGETVVVPDADIDIEQQEAYLQIVEGAQLNEVVNALNALGATPQDLMSILEALKASGSLRAELEII; the protein is encoded by the coding sequence ATGGCCACTCCTAGAATCTTCCACGGCCGGCAATGGTCGATCTGGCTTGTCGCCTTGCTGCTGACGGGATTGCTGACGGTGCCGGCGCATGCCGAGAGCGTGCGCGAGATCGCCGGTTTCTCCGGGGTCAGGGACAACCAGCTGGTGGGCTACGGCCTGGTGGTCGGCCTCGACAGCACCGGCGACCAGACCACCCAGGCGCCATTTACCAGTCAGAGCCTGGCCAATATGCTTTCCCAACTGGGCGTTTCCATCCCGCCGGGCACCAACATGCAGCTGCGCAACGTCGCGGCCGTCATGGTGACGGCGGATCTGCCTCCCTTTTCGCGTCCCGGCCAACGTCTGGATATCGTGGTCTCGTCCATTGCCAACGCCAGCAGTTTGCGCGGCGGCACCTTGTTGATGACGCCAATGAAGGGCGCGGACGGGGACACCTATGCCATCGCCCAGGGCAACATGCTGGTCGGCGGCGCAGGCGCTCAAGCGGGTGGAAGCAGCGTCCAGATCAACCAGCAGGCGTCGGGTAGAATTCCCGGCGGCGCCTTGGTGGAGCGGGAAGTGCCTCTCGATCTGGGCGCCAACGGCGGGTTGCTGGAGCTGGAACTCAACGAGACCGATTTCGGCACGGCACAGCGGGTAGTGGCGGCAATCAACAATGAGTTCGGTCAGACGGTGGCGTATGCGCGCAACGGCAGAGTGATCGCGCTGGATGGACCCCCCGAGGACAACGCCCGAGTCAATTTCATTGCTCGTGTGCAAAGTGTGCAGGTCACACCGACAGAGGCGCCGGCTCGTGTGGTACTCAACGCCCGAACAGGATCGGTGGTACTCAACCGTGCCGTCACCTTGCGCGAGGCTGCCGTGGCGCATGGCAATCTTTCGATCATGATCGACGCGAACTTCGGCGTGAGCCAGCCGGCACCCTTCGGTGAAGGCGAGACGGTGGTGGTGCCGGATGCCGATATCGATATCGAACAGCAGGAAGCCTACCTGCAGATAGTGGAAGGAGCGCAACTCAACGAAGTGGTCAATGCGCTGAATGCACTGGGCGCAACGCCCCAGGACCTGATGTCCATTCTGGAAGCGCTCAAGGCCTCTGGCTCGCTACGCGCTGAGTTGGAGATTATCTGA
- the flgK gene encoding flagellar hook-associated protein FlgK, whose product MSMFSIGLSGLNTAQNALNTTSNNISNVFTPGYNRELTQVGEGRAGGGVQVNDIERQFNQYVAAQLNSAKTQSSALETYHNQVTQIDNLLADRDAGLAPLMQNFFSSLEDLASAPSDPAARQGVLGTADTLSAQFRSFDGYLQDMQSNINSQIKDEITQVNNTTEQIAGLNREIALARARTGEAPNSLLNQRDHMVSELNERMNLRLNIQDGKTYNISLPNGQPLVSGTNSFTLEPVQSGTDPQRTVVGYKDGGGNVVELSENTITGGALGGLMTFRQETLDKTQNQIGQLAVSLSVAFNEQHKLGVDLDGAQGKDFFKVRAPQSYANDANTSDADVTAVFDAATIDELKATDYTVRFEGDDPVVTRNDNGQILDEEDMAWDDADRTLTFGGVTLTFSEQPADGDRFEIQPVRRAANGMETNIADLDKIAAGSLIEVEGDLNIGKVSVADGAFADVNEEYSITIDENGGVSEVKPETAAMTVNGETYDPTNPLEAGARIKIGDIEFTLNELPVVEANLSITLSESGSGDNRNALALQNLQAESIVGGSASVSGAYGAMVSDVGNRTNITQVNLDARQGLTDQLKAVQQSESGVNLDEEAANLIRYQQYYQANARVIDTAGMLMDTILGLRG is encoded by the coding sequence ATGAGCATGTTTTCTATCGGGTTGAGCGGCCTCAACACGGCGCAGAACGCCCTGAACACCACCAGCAATAACATCAGCAACGTTTTCACGCCCGGCTACAATCGCGAGCTGACCCAGGTGGGCGAGGGCCGTGCCGGCGGCGGTGTTCAGGTCAATGATATCGAACGCCAGTTCAACCAGTACGTGGCGGCCCAGTTGAACAGCGCCAAGACGCAGTCCAGCGCGCTGGAGACCTATCACAATCAGGTGACGCAGATCGATAACCTGCTGGCGGATCGCGATGCTGGCCTGGCGCCCTTGATGCAGAATTTCTTCTCGTCGCTGGAAGACCTGGCCAGTGCCCCATCGGACCCGGCGGCACGCCAGGGCGTGCTGGGAACGGCGGATACGCTGAGCGCTCAGTTCCGCTCCTTCGATGGTTATCTGCAGGACATGCAGAGCAATATCAACAGCCAGATCAAGGACGAGATCACTCAGGTCAATAACACCACCGAGCAGATCGCCGGCCTCAACCGGGAGATCGCCCTGGCTCGCGCACGCACGGGGGAAGCCCCCAACAGCTTGTTGAACCAGCGTGACCACATGGTTTCCGAGCTCAACGAGCGGATGAATCTGCGCCTGAATATCCAGGACGGCAAGACCTACAACATCAGTCTGCCCAATGGCCAGCCGCTGGTTTCCGGTACGAACTCCTTTACCCTGGAACCGGTTCAGTCCGGTACCGACCCTCAGCGCACCGTGGTCGGCTACAAGGATGGCGGCGGTAATGTTGTTGAACTGAGCGAGAATACGATCACCGGCGGGGCGCTGGGCGGCTTGATGACCTTCCGCCAGGAAACACTGGACAAGACCCAGAATCAGATCGGCCAGCTGGCCGTGTCACTATCTGTCGCCTTCAACGAGCAGCACAAGCTGGGGGTGGACCTGGATGGCGCGCAGGGTAAAGACTTTTTCAAGGTGCGTGCCCCGCAAAGCTACGCCAACGATGCCAACACCAGCGATGCCGACGTGACGGCTGTATTTGATGCCGCCACTATCGACGAGCTCAAGGCGACGGATTATACCGTGCGCTTCGAAGGTGACGATCCGGTGGTAACGCGAAACGATAATGGCCAGATTCTCGATGAGGAGGACATGGCCTGGGACGATGCCGACAGGACGCTGACATTCGGTGGCGTCACGCTGACCTTCAGCGAGCAGCCGGCCGATGGCGACCGCTTTGAAATTCAGCCGGTGCGGCGAGCCGCCAACGGCATGGAAACCAATATCGCCGACCTGGACAAGATCGCGGCGGGTAGTCTGATTGAAGTTGAAGGTGACTTAAATATTGGCAAAGTAAGTGTTGCTGATGGCGCTTTCGCGGATGTCAATGAAGAGTACTCGATTACCATCGACGAGAATGGTGGCGTTAGTGAAGTGAAGCCAGAGACAGCGGCGATGACGGTCAACGGCGAAACTTATGATCCAACGAATCCATTAGAGGCTGGTGCTCGAATTAAAATTGGCGATATTGAGTTTACCCTCAATGAGCTGCCGGTGGTGGAAGCGAATCTTTCTATTACCCTAAGTGAATCCGGCTCCGGCGATAACCGCAACGCTCTCGCCTTGCAGAACCTGCAGGCCGAATCGATTGTCGGTGGCAGTGCTTCGGTAAGTGGCGCTTATGGGGCTATGGTCAGCGATGTGGGCAACCGGACCAACATTACCCAGGTGAATCTGGACGCTCGCCAGGGCTTGACCGACCAGCTGAAAGCCGTACAGCAGTCGGAATCGGGGGTGAATCTGGATGAAGAGGCCGCCAACCTGATTCGCTACCAGCAGTACTACCAGGCCAATGCTCGTGTGATCGACACGGCTGGCATGTTGATGGATACCATCCTGGGCCTACGGGGCTGA
- the fliN gene encoding flagellar motor switch protein FliN, with translation MTDPNKPDQNISDDDWAAAMSEQESTAPDEATTPGEEEDPWAAAMAEQQAVEAQESSADEPAETAPAAVKAASDDIFRPLNQEAGEGEPRDLEMIMDIPVKLTVELGRTRLTIKQLLELAQGSVIELEGLAGEPMDILINGYLVAQGEVVVIEDKYGIRITEIITPSERIHKLNR, from the coding sequence ATGACTGATCCCAACAAGCCCGATCAGAATATTTCTGACGATGACTGGGCTGCCGCCATGTCCGAACAGGAATCAACCGCGCCGGACGAGGCAACGACGCCCGGTGAGGAGGAGGATCCGTGGGCGGCGGCCATGGCCGAGCAGCAGGCTGTCGAAGCACAGGAATCGAGCGCCGATGAGCCGGCCGAAACGGCTCCCGCTGCGGTCAAGGCCGCCAGCGACGATATCTTTCGTCCATTGAATCAGGAGGCTGGCGAGGGAGAGCCGCGTGATCTCGAGATGATCATGGATATCCCCGTCAAGTTGACCGTGGAGCTCGGGCGCACCCGTCTTACCATCAAGCAATTGCTGGAACTGGCTCAAGGCTCGGTAATCGAGCTGGAGGGTCTGGCCGGGGAACCCATGGATATCCTCATCAATGGCTATCTTGTGGCACAGGGCGAAGTCGTGGTGATCGAAGACAAGTACGGTATCCGTATTACCGAGATCATCACGCCATCCGAGCGTATCCACAAGCTGAACCGATGA
- a CDS encoding flagellar basal body L-ring protein FlgH gives MKGRLLAPRWLRLVLVVLFFAVVAGCAQVPRASVVGEQEQITVVDRPPPVPNGSIYQARRGYQPLFEDRRPRAVGDILTIVLDEEVSASKNSQANANRGGSSSLELAQLPDVLDVLAEYGFDVSGESNFTGGGGAQANNSFTGTITVSVLEVMNNGNLRVRGEKQIAINQGTEFIRFSGVVNPRTVTAQNTVPSTRVADARIEYVGDGYINEAQHMGWLQRFFLNVSPF, from the coding sequence ATGAAGGGTCGCCTTCTCGCTCCGCGGTGGTTAAGGCTGGTACTGGTGGTGCTGTTTTTCGCGGTGGTGGCGGGGTGTGCCCAGGTGCCGCGTGCCTCCGTGGTCGGCGAGCAAGAGCAGATCACCGTCGTCGATCGTCCGCCTCCGGTTCCCAACGGCTCGATCTACCAGGCGCGACGCGGCTATCAGCCCTTGTTCGAGGATCGTCGACCGCGTGCAGTCGGCGATATTCTGACCATCGTGCTGGACGAGGAAGTAAGCGCTTCCAAGAACTCGCAGGCCAACGCCAATCGCGGTGGCAGCTCGAGCCTGGAACTGGCTCAGCTGCCGGACGTGCTGGATGTACTGGCGGAATATGGCTTCGATGTTTCCGGAGAAAGCAATTTCACCGGCGGCGGCGGCGCCCAAGCTAACAATTCCTTCACCGGCACGATCACGGTGTCGGTGCTGGAGGTGATGAACAATGGCAACCTGCGGGTACGCGGGGAAAAGCAGATCGCGATCAACCAAGGAACGGAATTCATCCGCTTCTCGGGGGTCGTGAATCCCCGTACCGTCACCGCGCAGAATACGGTACCTTCCACCCGGGTGGCGGATGCGCGTATCGAATACGTCGGCGACGGCTACATCAACGAAGCTCAGCACATGGGCTGGTTGCAGCGTTTCTTCCTCAACGTTTCACCGTTCTGA
- the flgJ gene encoding flagellar assembly peptidoglycan hydrolase FlgJ, which translates to MSMQDVSSQFALDMQGLQRMQHTARQNPEAGVKGAAQQFEALFIQMMVKSMRDAIPTSGLMNSRDTDFYQSMLDQQWSQTMASRGIGLADALVEQLERQGAFKRSDASVDSETQTLIAGIPRGTPRVLDDALIPGADKPGASPAASEQGSFLDQLEAIRQATSEPEAVESISPAARVEREVAVAGHVEQFIDKLAEPARAASKATGVPAELILAQAALETGWGRHEIATASGANSHNLFGIKAGSHWQGATTDIVTHEYFNGRRTQMKDTFRVYESFEHAFTDYANLIGNNPRYAAVLSAPDARQAAHALQQGGYATDPAYAQKLVAIMNSMGPLEAGDNFLADIR; encoded by the coding sequence ATGAGTATGCAAGACGTCAGCAGCCAGTTTGCGCTGGACATGCAGGGGTTGCAGCGCATGCAGCACACAGCCCGCCAGAATCCCGAGGCTGGTGTGAAAGGTGCCGCACAGCAGTTCGAGGCGCTGTTCATTCAGATGATGGTCAAGAGCATGCGCGATGCCATTCCCACCTCCGGGCTCATGAACAGTCGCGATACCGATTTCTACCAGTCGATGCTGGATCAGCAGTGGTCGCAAACCATGGCGTCCCGGGGAATCGGTCTTGCCGATGCCCTGGTTGAACAACTGGAGCGCCAAGGCGCCTTCAAGCGATCGGATGCGTCTGTAGATAGTGAAACCCAGACGCTTATTGCCGGCATTCCCCGCGGTACTCCACGGGTGCTCGATGACGCCTTGATACCTGGCGCCGATAAGCCAGGGGCTAGCCCCGCCGCTTCCGAGCAGGGCTCGTTCCTGGATCAACTGGAAGCGATTCGTCAGGCAACGAGCGAGCCGGAAGCGGTCGAGAGCATTTCCCCGGCAGCTCGAGTTGAGCGCGAAGTGGCGGTGGCAGGCCATGTCGAGCAGTTCATCGACAAACTGGCCGAACCCGCTCGGGCAGCCAGCAAAGCGACCGGTGTGCCGGCCGAGTTGATACTGGCCCAGGCAGCCCTCGAGACGGGCTGGGGACGACACGAAATCGCCACGGCCAGTGGTGCCAATAGCCATAACCTTTTCGGTATCAAGGCGGGAAGCCACTGGCAGGGCGCCACGACGGATATCGTGACGCACGAGTATTTCAATGGTCGGCGCACCCAGATGAAGGACACCTTCCGTGTTTATGAGTCTTTCGAGCACGCCTTTACCGACTACGCGAACCTGATCGGTAACAATCCGCGTTATGCGGCGGTATTGAGCGCGCCCGATGCCAGGCAGGCTGCGCATGCCTTGCAACAAGGCGGCTACGCCACCGACCCGGCCTATGCGCAAAAGCTTGTGGCCATCATGAACTCCATGGGGCCGCTTGAGGCGGGCGATAATTTCCTCGCGGACATCCGCTGA
- the fliO gene encoding flagellar biosynthetic protein FliO, whose protein sequence is MSETSSPEVQTSGSLDAIGSGSDALLGMAALGKTAAALALVIAIILACTYLLRRWNNYQQRHGARLGIVGSTAVGNRERVVVVEIEGVWLVLGVGNGNISKLHELPAPLDRTPPASSPPDGQSPDVKSFDVKSSVIKSSVMKSSTDAKTSFSTRLATALRQGKRSSNRHRDSS, encoded by the coding sequence ATGAGCGAAACCTCTTCTCCCGAGGTGCAGACCTCGGGCTCCCTCGACGCTATCGGAAGCGGTAGCGATGCGCTGCTGGGGATGGCTGCACTCGGCAAGACGGCCGCCGCCCTGGCGCTGGTCATCGCCATCATTCTGGCCTGCACGTACCTGCTGCGCCGCTGGAACAACTACCAGCAACGCCATGGGGCTCGCCTTGGCATCGTGGGTTCCACAGCGGTTGGCAACCGCGAGCGCGTGGTTGTCGTCGAGATCGAGGGAGTCTGGCTGGTACTCGGGGTCGGCAATGGCAACATCAGCAAGCTGCATGAGCTTCCCGCTCCGCTAGACCGCACGCCCCCGGCATCCAGTCCGCCTGACGGGCAAAGCCCTGATGTGAAGAGCTTTGATGTGAAGAGCTCTGTCATAAAAAGCTCTGTCATGAAAAGCTCCACTGACGCAAAGACCAGCTTTTCCACTCGCCTGGCAACCGCGCTGAGGCAGGGCAAACGTTCTTCCAACCGACATCGTGACTCGTCTTGA
- the fliR gene encoding flagellar biosynthetic protein FliR, protein MVEVTFTQLQAWLVAFLWPFARITAFMAASPLWGHSSIPNQAKVALAAVVAVVIAPVLPAMPEVAVMSWAGLGIMVEQILIGLAIGMVMHIVFAVVQAAGEFIGLQMGLAFASFFDAASGTNIMVLSRILYMVTLLMFLAFNGHLMVLETLIMSFQALPIGIGSFNPDAFIMLARYGGTIFASGMLMALPLVASLLIINLALGILNRSAPQLTVFNIGFPTSLTVGLILMMVLMIDIGRFLQRLFSQGVSFMQLLIETLAPLG, encoded by the coding sequence ATGGTCGAGGTCACGTTTACCCAGCTACAAGCCTGGCTGGTAGCTTTTCTGTGGCCTTTCGCCCGGATTACCGCTTTCATGGCGGCATCGCCCCTGTGGGGCCATTCCAGCATCCCCAACCAGGCCAAGGTGGCTCTCGCCGCTGTCGTTGCGGTGGTGATCGCGCCTGTCCTGCCCGCGATGCCCGAGGTGGCTGTCATGTCCTGGGCGGGGCTGGGCATCATGGTCGAGCAGATACTCATCGGTCTGGCCATCGGTATGGTCATGCACATTGTCTTTGCCGTGGTCCAAGCGGCGGGGGAATTCATCGGCTTGCAGATGGGGTTGGCCTTCGCCAGTTTCTTCGATGCCGCCAGCGGCACCAACATCATGGTGTTGTCACGCATCCTGTATATGGTGACCTTGCTGATGTTCCTGGCCTTTAACGGCCACTTGATGGTACTCGAAACGCTGATCATGAGCTTCCAGGCCCTACCGATAGGGATCGGCAGCTTCAACCCGGATGCCTTCATCATGCTGGCACGCTACGGCGGCACGATCTTCGCGTCCGGCATGCTGATGGCCTTGCCCCTGGTGGCGTCGCTTCTGATCATCAACCTGGCTCTGGGGATACTGAACCGCTCCGCTCCGCAGCTGACGGTCTTCAATATCGGCTTCCCTACCTCCCTGACCGTGGGTCTGATACTGATGATGGTGCTGATGATCGATATCGGCCGCTTCCTGCAGCGGCTATTCAGTCAGGGGGTGAGTTTCATGCAGCTCTTGATCGAGACGTTGGCACCCTTGGGTTGA
- the flgG gene encoding flagellar basal-body rod protein FlgG: protein MIKSLWTAKTGLESQQTKLDVISNNLANVSTNGFKRSRPVFEDLLYQNMRQPGAQNDVQNRLPSGMQVGTGVRAVATERLHTQGGLEQTENSRDMAINGNGFFQVLMPDGTVGYTRDGSFQLDENGQMVTANGYPLEPAIFVPQNALSVSIGEDGTVSVRQPGIAEDNVVGQVNLATFINPAGLESVGGNLYLETGASGVANENMPGMNGTGRLFQGYVETSNVNVVEEMVSMIQTQRAYEINSRAVSTSDEMLARLSQL, encoded by the coding sequence ATGATTAAGTCCCTGTGGACGGCCAAGACAGGCCTGGAATCGCAACAGACCAAGCTAGATGTGATTTCCAACAACCTGGCAAACGTGAGTACCAACGGTTTCAAGCGCTCACGTCCCGTATTCGAAGACCTTCTCTATCAAAACATGCGCCAGCCGGGTGCACAGAACGATGTGCAGAACCGCTTGCCCTCGGGCATGCAGGTCGGTACCGGTGTCCGCGCGGTGGCAACCGAACGGTTGCACACTCAGGGTGGACTGGAGCAGACCGAAAACTCCCGCGATATGGCCATCAACGGCAACGGCTTCTTCCAGGTGCTGATGCCGGACGGGACCGTCGGTTATACCCGGGACGGTAGCTTCCAGCTCGACGAGAACGGCCAGATGGTTACCGCCAACGGCTATCCCCTGGAGCCGGCTATCTTCGTTCCGCAGAACGCTCTCTCGGTGAGCATAGGTGAAGATGGTACCGTCAGCGTACGCCAGCCGGGCATTGCGGAAGATAATGTCGTGGGTCAAGTGAACCTGGCGACGTTCATCAATCCGGCGGGTCTGGAAAGCGTCGGCGGGAACCTGTACCTGGAAACCGGGGCTTCCGGCGTTGCCAATGAGAACATGCCCGGCATGAATGGCACCGGACGTCTTTTCCAGGGTTATGTTGAAACCTCGAACGTCAACGTGGTGGAAGAGATGGTCAGCATGATCCAGACCCAGCGTGCCTATGAAATCAATAGCCGCGCCGTCTCGACCAGTGATGAAATGCTGGCCCGCTTGAGCCAGCTGTAA
- the fliQ gene encoding flagellar biosynthesis protein FliQ, which translates to MTPEMVMNIAYQGMRVTLLLAGPLLLAALLTGLLISLFQAATQINEMTLTFIPKILAVFAVLVFAGPWLLGLITEFTRELIANIPRMVM; encoded by the coding sequence ATGACACCTGAAATGGTCATGAACATTGCCTACCAGGGAATGCGTGTCACCTTGCTCCTGGCAGGCCCTTTACTGCTGGCTGCCCTGCTGACGGGGTTGTTGATCAGTCTTTTCCAGGCCGCTACGCAGATAAACGAAATGACGCTTACCTTCATCCCCAAGATCCTGGCGGTCTTTGCGGTTCTGGTCTTCGCCGGGCCGTGGCTGTTGGGGTTGATCACCGAATTTACCCGCGAGCTGATCGCCAATATCCCGCGCATGGTGATGTAG
- the fliP gene encoding flagellar type III secretion system pore protein FliP (The bacterial flagellar biogenesis protein FliP forms a type III secretion system (T3SS)-type pore required for flagellar assembly.), with amino-acid sequence MRHHVSFNRLALALLLAVLLLSTLLLWPATAWAQQIPGLQSQPMEDGGQQWSLSLQTLLLLSSLAFLPALLLMMTSFTRIIIVLSLLRTAMGTQATPPNQVLLGLALFLTFFVMSPVLAQVYDTAWVPLTDETINLEEFVVLAQQPFREFMLAQTREPDIAMFARLADVGPLQGPEDLPMRVLLPSFVTSELKTAFQIGFTVFIPFLIIDLVVASTLMALGMMMVPPITISLPFKLMLFVLVDGWQLIIGSLAESFYMI; translated from the coding sequence ATGCGGCACCACGTTTCGTTTAATCGCCTCGCTCTCGCCCTGCTGTTGGCTGTACTGCTACTGAGCACCCTGCTGTTGTGGCCGGCTACCGCCTGGGCCCAGCAGATACCGGGGCTGCAGAGCCAGCCGATGGAAGATGGTGGCCAGCAGTGGTCGTTATCGCTGCAGACCCTGCTGCTGCTGAGTTCGCTGGCGTTCTTGCCCGCCCTGCTGCTGATGATGACCAGCTTCACCCGTATCATCATCGTGCTGAGCCTGCTGCGCACCGCCATGGGCACTCAGGCCACACCGCCCAACCAGGTGCTGCTGGGCCTCGCCCTGTTCCTGACGTTTTTCGTCATGTCACCGGTACTGGCGCAGGTCTACGATACCGCTTGGGTTCCGCTGACTGACGAAACGATCAATTTGGAGGAGTTCGTGGTGCTGGCCCAGCAGCCCTTTCGCGAATTCATGCTGGCCCAGACCCGGGAACCGGATATCGCCATGTTTGCTCGCCTGGCGGATGTCGGCCCCCTCCAGGGACCCGAGGATCTGCCCATGCGTGTGCTGCTGCCTTCCTTCGTCACCAGTGAGCTGAAGACGGCTTTTCAGATCGGCTTCACGGTCTTCATTCCCTTTCTCATCATTGACCTTGTTGTGGCCAGCACCCTGATGGCCCTGGGGATGATGATGGTGCCGCCCATCACCATCTCGTTGCCGTTCAAGCTGATGCTGTTCGTGCTGGTCGACGGGTGGCAATTGATCATCGGCTCGCTCGCCGAAAGCTTCTACATGATCTAG
- the flgL gene encoding flagellar hook-associated protein FlgL produces MRISTVTMFEQGSASMNRQQGEFLKVSQQIASGRRVVNPSDDPQAASRAVGVDQARAVTQQYTDARVSARNSLAQEESILNSISDANISAKTLLVQASSDTLSDVDRESIASELKGIYETMLGQANATDGNGRYLFGGYKDNAPPFVKVGDSVQYQGDSNAREQRIDASRLMPVADNGETIFKSVPSGAGYVAESIKTGVDGKPLVDDAARNKGNVTFSGPQIRDVNDDGYGDSYRIVFTENDDPDSGFDYQVQRFEDGGWLETEEDLVDSGVYTGTGQPLTFGGVNITLEGIPAEGDEILVAQAGSEQREPNLFRTMEEAIRVLENPADTPAKKADLRNTLNTAMRDLDNNLDNVLTVRASAGARLNELDVVDAVGSNRMLNYEQTLSDLVDLDYNAAISEYSLRQVGMQAAQKAFVDVKGLSLFNYM; encoded by the coding sequence ATGCGTATCAGCACCGTGACCATGTTCGAGCAGGGTAGCGCTTCGATGAACCGCCAGCAGGGCGAGTTTCTCAAGGTGAGCCAGCAGATCGCCAGCGGGCGCCGGGTAGTGAATCCTTCCGATGATCCCCAGGCGGCCTCGCGTGCCGTGGGCGTGGACCAGGCAAGGGCGGTAACGCAGCAGTATACCGATGCCCGGGTCTCCGCCCGAAATTCCCTCGCCCAGGAAGAGAGCATCCTCAACAGCATCAGCGATGCCAATATCAGCGCCAAGACACTATTGGTGCAGGCTTCCAGCGATACCCTGAGCGACGTCGACCGTGAATCGATCGCCAGCGAGCTCAAGGGTATCTACGAAACCATGCTGGGCCAGGCCAACGCCACCGACGGCAACGGTCGTTATCTGTTCGGTGGCTATAAGGACAATGCGCCGCCTTTCGTCAAGGTAGGCGATAGTGTGCAGTACCAGGGAGACAGCAACGCCCGTGAACAGCGTATCGACGCCTCGCGCCTGATGCCGGTCGCCGACAACGGCGAAACCATCTTCAAGAGCGTGCCCAGCGGAGCAGGCTACGTGGCTGAGTCGATTAAAACAGGCGTTGATGGAAAGCCTTTGGTAGATGATGCTGCTAGAAACAAAGGCAATGTGACTTTCAGCGGGCCGCAAATCCGTGATGTTAATGATGATGGCTATGGTGATAGCTATCGTATTGTATTTACTGAAAACGACGACCCCGATAGTGGTTTTGACTATCAAGTACAGCGATTTGAAGATGGTGGCTGGCTAGAAACTGAGGAGGATTTGGTTGACTCGGGTGTATATACCGGCACTGGACAGCCGTTAACGTTTGGTGGTGTCAATATCACTCTGGAAGGGATACCCGCTGAAGGCGACGAAATCCTCGTGGCCCAAGCCGGCAGCGAACAGCGCGAACCGAACCTCTTCCGCACCATGGAGGAAGCCATTCGGGTGCTGGAAAACCCGGCCGATACGCCCGCCAAGAAGGCCGACCTGCGCAATACTTTGAATACCGCCATGCGCGACCTGGACAACAATCTGGATAATGTCCTGACGGTACGTGCCTCGGCCGGCGCCCGGCTCAATGAGCTCGATGTGGTCGACGCCGTGGGCAGCAATCGCATGCTCAACTACGAGCAGACCCTGTCGGATCTGGTGGACCTCGATTACAACGCCGCCATCTCCGAGTACAGCCTGCGGCAGGTAGGCATGCAGGCGGCGCAGAAAGCCTTCGTCGACGTCAAGGGCTTGTCGCTCTTCAACTATATGTAA